One part of the Armatimonadota bacterium genome encodes these proteins:
- a CDS encoding DUF1259 domain-containing protein, giving the protein MKKHAIIVLTAVSLGWPGLAQDVPAMPKGYADAMSIVGKTGDFKDNVLKLSVPRSDLKVTVDGVETPTAFGFGGWIAMTKGDGGKDVMMGDLVLLQDEVNPVMSALLDNGLEVTALHNHFFWEQPRIFYMHVHGYGTASDLARRVKAALDLIGKIKVREAQSAERSAPGGAVAGTIDTAKIDRIVGHNGDRNGAVYKITIGRSDLNVKEMGATINSRMGLNTWAAFFGSDDNAVVAGDVAMLENEVTPVLKALRKNDLNVVAIHHHMIGARPMIIFLHYWGKGTTEKLATGIRAVLSEIGKPVGQAGGMPMGGDANPGQASETGKL; this is encoded by the coding sequence ATGAAGAAGCATGCGATAATCGTCCTGACGGCCGTGAGCCTGGGATGGCCGGGTCTGGCTCAGGATGTTCCTGCGATGCCGAAAGGCTACGCCGATGCGATGTCGATCGTCGGCAAAACGGGCGATTTCAAGGATAACGTCTTGAAGCTCAGTGTTCCACGCAGTGACCTGAAGGTGACCGTGGATGGCGTGGAGACGCCGACGGCATTCGGATTTGGCGGCTGGATCGCGATGACCAAAGGCGATGGCGGCAAGGACGTGATGATGGGGGATCTGGTTTTGCTGCAGGATGAAGTAAACCCCGTTATGTCCGCGTTGCTGGACAACGGCTTGGAGGTGACGGCGCTGCACAACCACTTCTTCTGGGAGCAGCCGCGCATCTTCTACATGCACGTTCATGGTTACGGAACCGCGAGCGATCTCGCCCGGCGCGTGAAGGCGGCGCTTGACCTGATCGGCAAAATCAAGGTACGCGAAGCGCAGTCGGCAGAAAGGTCCGCGCCCGGAGGCGCGGTCGCCGGCACAATCGACACTGCGAAGATCGATCGCATCGTTGGCCATAACGGCGACCGGAATGGGGCGGTATACAAGATCACGATCGGACGATCTGATCTGAACGTCAAGGAGATGGGCGCCACGATCAACAGCCGAATGGGTCTCAACACCTGGGCGGCGTTCTTCGGATCCGATGACAACGCTGTTGTCGCTGGCGACGTGGCGATGCTTGAAAATGAAGTCACACCGGTTCTGAAGGCCTTGCGCAAGAACGACCTCAACGTCGTGGCGATACACCATCACATGATCGGCGCCAGGCCGATGATCATTTTCCTCCATTACTGGGGAAAGGGAACCACCGAAAAACTGGCCACCGGTATCAGAGCGGTGTTGAGCGAGATCGGCAAACCAGTCGGGCAGGCCGGCGGAATGCCCATGGGTGGTGACGCGAACCCGGGACAGGCATCCGAGACCGGTAAGCTCTAG
- the argB gene encoding acetylglutamate kinase: MIESQQQNHAAILSQALPYFKEYHGATIVVKYGGNAMVDDDLKRAVMDDIVLLSLVGIRPVLVHGGGPEISETLKRMGKESTFVHGLRVTDKETVEVVEMVLAGKTNKGIVSLLQRAGAKAVGLSGRDGNLFEARKILSRGVDVGFVGEVTKVNPEILDVLAAAGYIPVISTVGEDEDGEALNINADHAAGQIAAALGAAKLVLLTDVPGVYEDYSDPSTFISEMTAERGRQMLAGGQVDKGMIPKMEGCLMALDGGCQRAHILDGRVPNSILTELFTHEGCGTMITPE, from the coding sequence ATGATCGAATCCCAACAACAGAACCACGCCGCAATCCTCAGCCAGGCGCTGCCGTACTTCAAGGAGTATCACGGCGCAACCATCGTTGTGAAATACGGCGGAAACGCGATGGTGGACGACGACCTGAAGCGGGCAGTGATGGACGACATCGTGCTGCTCAGCCTGGTCGGCATCCGGCCGGTGCTCGTCCACGGAGGCGGGCCGGAGATATCCGAGACGCTGAAGCGGATGGGTAAGGAAAGCACGTTTGTCCACGGTTTACGGGTCACCGACAAAGAGACCGTTGAAGTCGTGGAGATGGTGCTCGCGGGCAAGACGAACAAGGGAATCGTGAGCCTGCTCCAGCGGGCCGGCGCCAAGGCGGTCGGACTCAGCGGGCGCGACGGCAATCTGTTCGAAGCCCGAAAGATCCTGTCACGCGGCGTGGACGTTGGATTTGTGGGCGAGGTGACGAAGGTTAACCCGGAGATACTCGATGTGCTGGCCGCGGCCGGGTACATCCCGGTCATTTCAACCGTGGGAGAGGACGAGGACGGCGAGGCGCTGAACATCAACGCAGACCACGCGGCCGGGCAGATCGCCGCCGCGCTGGGCGCCGCCAAACTGGTGCTCCTCACTGACGTGCCGGGCGTCTATGAGGACTACAGCGACCCATCCACGTTCATCAGCGAAATGACTGCGGAGCGGGGCCGCCAGATGCTGGCCGGCGGGCAGGTGGACAAGGGGATGATTCCCAAGATGGAAGGCTGCCTGATGGCGTTGGATGGCGGCTGTCAGCGAGCGCACATCTTGGACGGTCGGGTGCCGAACAGCATCCTGACGGAGTTGTTCACGCACGAAGGCTGCGGAACGATGATCACGCCGGAATAA
- a CDS encoding DNA-formamidopyrimidine glycosylase family protein: MPELPEVEGMRRRLKPLILGRRIESAEDVSGTATRSFTGVPFDVGVVGRRFTDTGRRAKNLLLTLDSGDTLVMHFMRNGMLEYAATGEVRAPHTWAVLSLDDGMDLRMRDTMRAGRWSLCPGTDLSAVNTLQGLGPEYTDPVFSVEYLAKRLSRKAPVKALLTDQSVVSGIGNAYAHEIAWEAGVRPDRQSASLNDGEAARLHAAISSVFERAIEARVSSPLNIMGDEGWEVARIHRRKGQKCPRCGAGIVSDKLGGGLIYYCAGCQK; this comes from the coding sequence ATGCCCGAGTTGCCTGAAGTCGAGGGGATGCGGCGGCGGTTGAAGCCGCTGATTCTTGGGCGGCGGATTGAATCCGCCGAAGACGTCAGCGGAACCGCGACGCGGTCGTTCACGGGAGTGCCCTTCGATGTTGGGGTCGTTGGCAGGCGGTTCACTGATACGGGACGGCGGGCGAAAAACCTGTTGCTGACGCTGGACTCTGGCGACACGCTGGTGATGCATTTCATGCGCAACGGGATGCTGGAATACGCTGCCACCGGCGAGGTGCGGGCGCCCCATACATGGGCCGTCCTGAGCCTCGACGACGGGATGGACCTTCGGATGCGGGACACGATGCGTGCCGGCCGGTGGTCGCTGTGCCCCGGCACGGACCTGAGCGCGGTGAACACGCTGCAGGGGCTGGGGCCGGAATACACGGACCCGGTGTTCAGCGTGGAATACCTGGCGAAACGCCTGAGCCGAAAAGCGCCGGTGAAAGCGCTCCTGACCGACCAGTCAGTGGTGAGCGGGATCGGCAACGCATATGCGCACGAAATCGCCTGGGAGGCGGGAGTGCGGCCTGACCGCCAGAGCGCTTCGCTGAATGACGGGGAGGCCGCCCGCCTGCATGCGGCCATCAGTTCGGTATTTGAGCGCGCGATCGAGGCACGCGTTTCGAGTCCGTTGAACATCATGGGCGACGAAGGTTGGGAAGTGGCGCGGATCCATCGCAGGAAGGGGCAGAAATGCCCGCGGTGCGGCGCCGGGATCGTGAGTGACAAACTGGGCGGCGGGCTGATTTACTATTGCGCGGGGTGCCAGAAGTGA
- a CDS encoding acetylornithine/succinylornithine family transaminase — protein sequence MGTITANGPLTEHVISDDKSAIMGTYGRVPVAFARGEGMHLWDVEGNRFLDMVSGGRAGGGLGHCHPKLVAAIQKQAATLCYVSNDYYSPVRSELAKRLSEKTHGYKAFFCNSGGEAIEGAIKIARKWAKKAKGPDAVEILTAYQSFHGRTYGAMSATGQDKYKEGFEPIVPGFRHMRFMDRQVVTQNMPDDTCAVMLETVQGESGVYPAGKEYLQDVRRLTAQKNVLLILDEVQAGFGRCGSFWAYEQAEVQPDIVTLAKSLGGGLPMGVFMARPDVAEVLGPGTHGSTFGGNPLASAAALAALDVLDEENLVQNAKEMGDYFRHSLAGLKREGKPVKEVRGMGLMIGVELVGVSATQVQKKCHEAGLLIHTVGENILRILPALIVKKEHIDEAVGIIASSLD from the coding sequence ATGGGAACTATCACAGCAAACGGACCGCTCACAGAACACGTCATATCGGATGACAAATCCGCGATCATGGGCACATACGGGCGCGTGCCCGTTGCTTTCGCGCGGGGCGAGGGGATGCATCTGTGGGACGTTGAGGGCAACCGTTTCCTGGATATGGTGAGCGGCGGCCGCGCGGGCGGCGGACTGGGGCATTGCCACCCGAAACTCGTCGCGGCCATCCAGAAGCAGGCAGCAACGCTTTGCTACGTGAGCAACGACTATTACAGCCCCGTGCGGTCCGAGCTGGCGAAACGCCTCAGTGAAAAGACCCACGGCTACAAGGCGTTCTTTTGTAACAGCGGCGGCGAAGCCATTGAGGGCGCCATCAAGATAGCCCGGAAATGGGCGAAAAAGGCGAAGGGACCGGACGCTGTTGAGATTCTGACGGCCTACCAGTCGTTCCACGGCCGCACCTACGGGGCCATGAGCGCCACGGGCCAGGACAAGTACAAGGAGGGGTTCGAACCCATCGTGCCCGGCTTCCGGCATATGCGGTTCATGGACCGCCAGGTGGTCACGCAGAACATGCCTGACGATACGTGCGCTGTGATGCTCGAGACGGTCCAGGGCGAGAGCGGCGTGTACCCGGCGGGCAAGGAGTATCTTCAGGACGTACGCCGGCTGACCGCTCAGAAGAACGTACTCTTGATCCTCGATGAAGTTCAGGCGGGCTTTGGGCGATGCGGAAGCTTCTGGGCTTACGAGCAGGCGGAGGTTCAGCCGGACATCGTGACGCTGGCGAAATCGCTTGGCGGCGGACTGCCGATGGGCGTCTTCATGGCTCGGCCGGACGTGGCGGAAGTCCTGGGACCCGGAACGCATGGGAGCACGTTCGGCGGCAACCCATTGGCGTCCGCGGCGGCATTGGCCGCGCTGGATGTGCTGGACGAAGAGAATCTGGTCCAGAATGCGAAGGAAATGGGCGACTATTTCCGGCACAGCCTGGCCGGCCTCAAGCGGGAGGGCAAGCCGGTCAAGGAAGTCCGCGGTATGGGCCTGATGATAGGCGTTGAGCTGGTCGGCGTGAGCGCCACGCAGGTTCAAAAGAAGTGCCATGAGGCCGGGCTTTTGATCCATACGGTCGGCGAGAACATACTGCGGATCCTGCCGGCGCTCATTGTGAAGAAAGAGCATATCGATGAGGCGGTGGGTATCATCGCTTCGTCGCTGGATTAG
- the argF gene encoding ornithine carbamoyltransferase, producing MWEKLTERSRRIHYKAQEEAHRYGHPSVGTEHLLLGILDEPDCMAARVLATLAGGLEAVRVQTVASMPVGAAAPHAHLGFARSARRAMELAQEEAMLETVDHIASGHLLLGVIRCHDGGAAQVLSRCGVHVNAVREEIRAEARGDNGSPAGEDARVPEHTSPKALPPLVRSAIGRSWDHMSYRARSAVEAGMTAAASRGETLVTPEHLLLGIVQDDEGAAARALAQFDVSIVAIRTKLNAMLPRTGDPRPVDREMELRNTTAEAIAQGELAARDSGDGQITTLRLLLGIVSRHENPAAALLMEEGITLAALRSVSEDLHKDRGRERAVNPAELAGLTLSQLIVRSRMKGANVLRISDLYPADVATVFAVAERLKSRRQRGGYGDDTSTMLAGKTLALVFQKPSLRTRVTFEIAMTQLGGHAIHLGPDEIGVGEREAPADVARNLERWVDGIVARTFKHEMIEALVLNAGVPVINGLSDLEHPCQALADLFTMRERYGELKGLTLAYVGDSNNVARSLMELAARTGVHMRVASPEGYHFEQEFLDEMKALGAVNGAIIEAMVDPKAAVTGADAVYTDVWASMGQEAETAIRKKAFAGYQLNMELMSHAKPTAIVLHCQPAHRGEEISSEALDCPNSAVFDQAENRMHVQKALLALTM from the coding sequence ATGTGGGAGAAATTGACGGAGCGGTCGCGCCGGATTCACTACAAGGCGCAGGAAGAAGCGCACCGGTACGGCCACCCGAGTGTCGGGACGGAACACCTGCTGCTGGGCATCCTGGATGAGCCGGATTGCATGGCGGCGCGGGTTCTGGCCACCCTGGCCGGCGGCCTGGAGGCGGTACGGGTCCAGACGGTAGCCAGCATGCCGGTGGGCGCGGCGGCGCCGCACGCGCATCTTGGCTTTGCCCGGTCCGCCCGCCGCGCGATGGAACTGGCCCAGGAAGAGGCCATGCTGGAGACGGTCGATCACATTGCCAGCGGCCATCTGCTTCTGGGTGTCATACGCTGCCACGACGGCGGCGCTGCACAGGTCCTGTCCCGCTGCGGAGTCCACGTGAATGCAGTCCGGGAGGAGATCCGGGCGGAGGCCCGTGGCGACAACGGATCGCCGGCCGGTGAAGACGCCCGGGTTCCCGAGCACACCTCTCCGAAAGCGCTGCCGCCGCTTGTGCGGTCCGCCATCGGCCGATCCTGGGACCATATGTCATACCGGGCCCGGTCGGCGGTGGAAGCCGGCATGACGGCCGCCGCATCGCGCGGGGAAACGCTGGTGACGCCGGAGCACCTCTTGTTGGGCATCGTGCAGGACGACGAAGGCGCCGCGGCGCGCGCGCTGGCACAGTTCGACGTATCCATTGTCGCCATTCGTACAAAACTGAACGCGATGCTCCCGCGAACGGGTGACCCGCGTCCGGTGGACCGCGAGATGGAACTGCGGAACACCACGGCGGAGGCGATCGCGCAGGGCGAATTGGCCGCCAGGGATTCAGGCGACGGTCAGATCACCACTCTCCGGCTGTTGCTGGGCATTGTTTCACGCCACGAGAATCCGGCCGCTGCTCTGTTGATGGAGGAGGGGATCACGCTGGCCGCGCTGAGATCCGTCTCCGAGGACCTGCATAAGGACCGAGGCCGCGAGCGCGCGGTGAACCCCGCCGAGCTTGCCGGGCTGACCCTGTCACAGTTGATCGTCCGCAGCCGCATGAAGGGGGCGAACGTGCTGCGTATCTCGGATCTCTATCCGGCGGACGTAGCGACGGTTTTTGCGGTAGCGGAGCGCCTGAAATCCCGGCGCCAGCGAGGGGGCTACGGAGATGATACTTCGACGATGCTCGCCGGAAAGACCCTGGCGCTCGTATTCCAGAAGCCTTCCCTCCGGACACGCGTGACGTTTGAAATCGCGATGACACAGTTGGGCGGGCATGCGATCCACCTCGGCCCGGACGAGATCGGCGTTGGAGAGCGTGAGGCGCCGGCGGACGTGGCACGGAACCTGGAGCGCTGGGTCGACGGAATCGTCGCCCGGACGTTCAAGCACGAGATGATCGAGGCACTGGTCTTGAACGCGGGCGTCCCCGTGATCAATGGCCTGAGCGACCTGGAGCACCCGTGCCAGGCTTTGGCCGACCTGTTTACGATGCGCGAGCGGTACGGCGAACTGAAAGGCCTTACGCTGGCGTACGTTGGGGACAGCAACAACGTTGCCCGCTCGCTGATGGAGCTCGCCGCGCGCACCGGCGTGCATATGCGCGTCGCTTCGCCCGAGGGGTATCACTTCGAGCAGGAGTTCCTGGACGAGATGAAGGCGCTGGGCGCCGTCAACGGAGCGATCATCGAAGCGATGGTCGACCCGAAAGCGGCCGTGACAGGCGCGGATGCGGTGTACACCGATGTGTGGGCAAGCATGGGCCAGGAAGCGGAGACGGCAATTCGCAAGAAGGCATTTGCCGGCTATCAACTCAATATGGAGCTGATGTCACATGCAAAGCCGACGGCGATCGTGCTGCACTGCCAGCCGGCGCACCGTGGTGAGGAGATCTCCTCCGAAGCGCTGGACTGCCCGAACAGCGCGGTCTTCGACCAGGCGGAGAACAGAATGCACGTACAGAAGGCGCTCCTGGCGCTGACGATGTAG
- a CDS encoding GNAT family N-acetyltransferase, with amino-acid sequence MRRIGKVVVCEADTDSLTLRAATEDDSSAIEAVTRAAYERRAERVPPYKALSETTEDVLRHLARGGAIVVELNGAVVGAVRHREQRPGALLLYRLAVHPDHQRRGIGRRLMAAVEDVARSGGYEEVHLHARHTCPDLIATYERLGYSEVNDPTEPDYNHPVYLLMSKTVTP; translated from the coding sequence TTGAGAAGGATTGGAAAAGTGGTTGTGTGCGAGGCGGATACTGATTCATTGACGCTGCGGGCGGCGACCGAAGACGATTCAAGCGCCATCGAGGCCGTCACACGGGCGGCGTACGAACGGCGCGCCGAACGCGTGCCGCCGTATAAGGCATTGTCGGAGACGACCGAGGATGTGCTGCGTCATCTCGCTCGAGGTGGGGCGATCGTTGTCGAATTGAACGGCGCCGTGGTCGGCGCTGTTCGCCACCGTGAACAACGCCCCGGCGCCCTGCTGCTGTACCGTCTCGCCGTTCACCCCGATCACCAGCGCCGCGGTATCGGCCGGCGGCTGATGGCGGCCGTGGAGGACGTTGCCCGAAGCGGCGGCTACGAGGAGGTTCACCTTCACGCACGGCACACGTGTCCCGATCTGATCGCGACCTACGAACGCCTGGGCTACAGCGAGGTGAACGACCCCACGGAGCCCGACTACAACCACCCGGTCTATCTGCTGATGTCGAAGACTGTCACGCCGTAG
- a CDS encoding argininosuccinate synthase: MNEVVLIYSGGLDTSVCIPMMKEDYGFDHIITVTVDVGQPAEDIAVAAEKARKMGTEHYTVNAADEFAADYCFPAIRANAMYQGGYPVSTSIARPLIALKAVEIAQQKGVKAFAHGCTGKGNDQLRIEFIVRTLLPDARIIAPMREKNMTRTEEIEYAKVKGVPIGQSAEKIWSIDENVWGRSIEGGRLEEPDFAPPEEIFEWTVSPQSAPEKPTDVVIGFKDGNPVSLDGVKMNPLTLIRAAHKLAGANGVGRIDIMEDRMLGLKVRENYECPAPALLYPAHAALEALVFTKEERAFKRMVDDKWADLAYAGLWLDPLKADLDAFIAKTQERVSGEVILRLYKGSVTVIGRRSPNALYSEDLASFDSKTWDQRDGEALCKAHGAQARMAWQIASK; the protein is encoded by the coding sequence ATGAACGAAGTTGTGCTGATCTATTCTGGAGGGCTCGATACCTCCGTATGCATCCCGATGATGAAGGAAGATTATGGGTTTGACCACATCATCACCGTTACGGTTGACGTGGGACAGCCGGCGGAGGACATCGCGGTGGCGGCCGAAAAGGCCAGGAAAATGGGAACCGAGCATTACACCGTGAACGCGGCCGACGAATTCGCCGCCGATTACTGCTTCCCCGCGATACGCGCCAACGCCATGTATCAGGGCGGCTACCCGGTGTCCACCAGTATCGCGCGCCCTCTGATCGCACTCAAGGCTGTTGAGATCGCGCAGCAGAAGGGCGTTAAGGCGTTTGCGCACGGATGCACTGGCAAGGGCAACGATCAACTGCGCATCGAGTTCATTGTTCGCACCTTGCTCCCGGACGCGAGGATCATCGCTCCCATGCGCGAGAAGAACATGACTCGCACCGAGGAAATCGAGTACGCGAAGGTCAAGGGTGTTCCTATCGGGCAGAGCGCCGAGAAGATATGGTCCATCGATGAGAACGTCTGGGGACGGAGCATTGAGGGCGGGCGCCTCGAGGAACCGGATTTCGCTCCGCCGGAAGAGATCTTCGAATGGACGGTCAGTCCGCAATCGGCGCCGGAAAAGCCGACCGATGTTGTGATCGGTTTCAAGGACGGCAACCCGGTCTCCCTCGACGGGGTGAAGATGAATCCGCTGACTCTTATCCGCGCGGCCCACAAGCTGGCCGGCGCGAACGGTGTCGGACGCATCGACATCATGGAAGACCGGATGCTGGGCCTGAAGGTCCGCGAGAACTATGAGTGTCCGGCCCCGGCGCTCCTGTATCCCGCTCACGCCGCATTGGAGGCCCTGGTATTCACGAAGGAAGAGCGTGCCTTCAAACGGATGGTCGATGATAAATGGGCCGACCTGGCGTATGCCGGCCTGTGGCTTGATCCGCTTAAGGCGGACCTGGATGCCTTCATCGCCAAGACCCAGGAACGCGTATCGGGCGAGGTGATTCTGCGCTTGTACAAGGGAAGCGTGACGGTCATCGGCCGCCGGAGCCCGAACGCGCTGTACAGCGAGGACCTGGCGTCGTTCGACAGCAAAACGTGGGACCAGCGCGACGGAGAGGCGCTGTGCAAGGCGCACGGCGCACAGGCCCGCATGGCCTGGCAAATCGCAAGCAAGTGA
- a CDS encoding M1 family aminopeptidase: MNRMRTRLTVSLYAVGCLSGAAFAGVPGAAPLLATVVRAANSGTPQTVTGVTVGNKTLGWIPGAEGLTIRKFFQPDPWKAATLEPPFTNGASLAVFHTWHAPESDGDHIHPLLKSAAGLKIGPEIGERDTQGYRITHHDLSIRITPQAKRADIRDSFTIVPLKNPQRIAFLRISSDFKVASLRSAGKAIPFRQAGGIIAVPVPKGKSVTLAMAYSGVVAHKMMSSITPDLAVLSAYYYPTLGRLPSTADVTAVVPRGWSVVTQGELVRSASDAKSATFTFHNPLPVNYFTLDAAPYQITRRQVAGHTLYAYLLKSRPGFADSLLDSVAQALPYFEKRFGPYPYTRYSVVDGGAIMGFVALEGYSMASYGTLTLTPNVLAHELAHTWWGGVVPNTYLRSWWNESFARYSDEAFSRMRNNITERHPTDRPWWPPLHAVEADSLRTARDESSVNAIAYEKGRVVLRLLEDQVTQPAFDKCIREFVKERRSGLDTDWPDFQRAVERVTGRKWGWFFDQWVNRKGWPRIEFSNVRARLNEDGQWEVSGRVSQPLDVYMCEVKLRMSGAFDKNGTKTDSAFPMPDASLVLTDNDRPFQFTMDHLPQKLQLDPDLDVPRCMGVDDIALFDKFGNTVMQHSREEAEPSPFGGM; the protein is encoded by the coding sequence ATGAACCGCATGCGTACGCGCTTAACAGTGTCTCTCTATGCCGTTGGCTGCCTGTCCGGCGCGGCCTTCGCCGGGGTTCCAGGTGCCGCTCCGCTGCTGGCCACTGTGGTCAGGGCGGCCAACTCCGGAACGCCCCAAACGGTTACCGGGGTGACGGTGGGCAATAAGACGCTCGGCTGGATCCCTGGCGCGGAAGGCCTCACCATTCGCAAGTTCTTTCAGCCGGACCCCTGGAAGGCCGCCACGCTGGAACCACCGTTCACCAACGGCGCTTCACTCGCGGTATTCCATACGTGGCACGCTCCGGAATCGGACGGCGACCACATTCACCCGCTCCTCAAGTCGGCGGCGGGCCTGAAGATCGGTCCCGAGATCGGTGAACGGGATACCCAGGGCTACCGCATCACTCACCATGACCTTTCCATACGCATCACCCCCCAGGCGAAGCGCGCCGATATCCGTGACTCGTTCACGATCGTGCCACTGAAGAACCCGCAACGGATCGCGTTTCTCCGGATATCGTCCGATTTCAAAGTCGCGTCGCTGCGTTCGGCCGGGAAAGCGATACCGTTCAGACAGGCTGGGGGCATTATCGCGGTTCCGGTGCCGAAGGGAAAGTCGGTCACGTTGGCAATGGCGTATTCCGGCGTGGTTGCCCACAAGATGATGAGTTCCATTACGCCCGACCTGGCCGTGTTGAGCGCGTATTACTATCCCACCCTCGGTCGTTTGCCGTCGACGGCGGATGTCACAGCCGTTGTGCCCCGGGGCTGGTCGGTCGTGACACAGGGCGAGTTGGTACGGAGCGCATCGGACGCGAAGTCGGCGACTTTCACGTTCCACAACCCTCTGCCTGTGAACTACTTCACGCTGGATGCCGCACCCTATCAGATTACCCGGCGGCAGGTTGCCGGTCACACGCTGTACGCCTACCTTCTCAAATCACGCCCCGGATTCGCGGATTCCCTTCTCGATTCCGTCGCGCAGGCGCTTCCATACTTCGAGAAACGGTTCGGGCCGTATCCGTATACCCGCTACAGCGTTGTGGATGGCGGTGCGATCATGGGCTTCGTGGCGCTCGAAGGATACAGCATGGCGTCCTACGGCACTCTGACGCTTACCCCGAACGTCCTGGCGCACGAGCTTGCCCATACGTGGTGGGGCGGCGTCGTCCCGAACACATATCTGCGTTCGTGGTGGAACGAGTCGTTCGCACGTTATTCGGACGAGGCGTTTTCCCGCATGCGCAACAATATTACCGAGCGCCACCCGACCGATCGCCCATGGTGGCCGCCGCTGCACGCGGTTGAGGCCGACTCGCTGCGCACCGCACGCGATGAGAGTTCGGTGAACGCGATCGCCTACGAGAAAGGGCGCGTGGTGCTTCGCCTGCTTGAGGATCAGGTGACGCAGCCGGCGTTCGACAAGTGCATTCGGGAGTTCGTGAAAGAGCGGCGCTCCGGGCTGGACACCGACTGGCCCGATTTCCAGCGCGCTGTGGAGCGGGTCACCGGAAGGAAATGGGGCTGGTTTTTCGACCAGTGGGTGAATCGTAAGGGGTGGCCCCGGATTGAGTTCTCGAACGTCCGGGCCCGGTTGAACGAAGATGGGCAGTGGGAGGTGTCAGGTCGCGTTTCGCAGCCGTTGGACGTGTACATGTGCGAGGTCAAACTGCGGATGTCGGGCGCGTTCGACAAGAATGGAACGAAGACCGATTCGGCTTTCCCCATGCCGGACGCGTCGCTGGTATTGACTGACAATGACCGCCCATTCCAGTTCACGATGGACCATCTCCCGCAGAAGCTCCAACTCGATCCCGACCTCGACGTGCCGCGCTGTATGGGCGTGGACGACATTGCATTGTTCGATAAGTTCGGCAACACCGTGATGCAGCACAGTCGCGAGGAAGCCGAGCCCTCGCCGTTTGGAGGAATGTGA